The genomic region GCCGTCATGGCGAAGCGCATGCCGGCCCAGCCGTTGCGCAACTGCCCGCGCGGCGTGAACATCATGTAGCGGTGGAAGCCCGTGCCGAAGTCGAACAGGCGTGCCCACGTTTGCGCGCCGTTCCAGAACACCCAGCTGGCGAGGGTGAAGTCCGACACGTCGACCAGCAGATCGTCGGGCAACGCGACATACGCGCCCGAGCCGTTGAGCGAGACCGCGTTACCGTTGTGCCCGGCCGCCCACGTTGCGCCGTTGAGCGTGCCATTGCGCCTGTTGCCCGAGCTATCGGCGGCCGTGATGCCGCTGCCTTCATCAAACGTGAGGTGCGCGAGCAGCTGCTGCGCCGTGATCACTTTCACTTCGTTGGAGAACGCCGATTCGCCCGCAATCGTTTGCGCTGTCACGACATAAAAATACGTGCCGGCAGCGGCTGGCAGATCGGTATAGGTCAGCAGATCGGTGATCCCGCTCTGGATGGTTTTGTACGGCCCGCCGGCAATGGTGGCGCGCTTCACGTTGTAGCTGACGGCGTTGCTGCTGCCCCACCACGACAGCACCGCCTTGCCCGCGCTCGCGTAGCCGGTCAGGCCGGTCGGCGTTGCGGCGGGGGTGCCGGGGTCGAGCGTGCAAGTGAGCGTGCCGTAGCCAAGCTGATCGAAGCCGCCACTGTTGGGGCCGTAGTTGCCGCCGCCGCCTTCCGGTGCCACCAGTTCGGCAGCGCGCTTGGTGTAAGGCGCCGCCAGACCTTTGCGGTTGATGTAATGGTTGGCCACCAATGCCCAGCAGGGCCGCCCCAGGGCGTCGCCTCGCCCGCCGGTGGAGAACTGCGTCTGGGTGACGCCGGCGCTGTTCTGGTACGTGACGAAAGGCACCGTGTAGAACGCGCCGTCCGCCTGCTTCAGGTTGGCCTTGGCCACGTATTCCGCGCCCGCCAGAAAGCGATTGTTGTCATGGCCGTATAGGTCGATGCCCTGATTCCACGCCATCTCGCAAATGGCGCCCGTCAATGCAATGCCGAGCGTGCTGTGGCCCTGGTCCCGGCCGGCTTCCTGCCATTGCCCGAGGTTGCCGGGATGCAGGTAGTACACGGCTTGCCGGATGCAGCCGTTGCTGCCGCCGGTCTTGAAATGGGTGACGGCCTCGTTGACGAGCTCGGCATCGTCGCACAGCACGCCGATGGCCAGGATGCACGCGATGTTGGCCAGGCCCCAGTTGGCCCAGTAG from Burkholderia sp. HI2500 harbors:
- a CDS encoding LamG-like jellyroll fold domain-containing protein — translated: MPSEEIVPLGDIENIARRHFVMGLGATLLAGCGGDGSNAVTGGERTSANGISQASGVVPASDGIGAGAASAGTAQTRAFTHPGLLHTEADFERMRAKVGAHASPWIDSWNVLVANGHTRLTNQPNPQVGIYRGNDPTHGQNYGALYNDIAAAYGDALRWKVSDDKRYADKAVEYLDQWASTLTTLGGSDVALAAGIYGYEFANAAEIMRGYSGWSPAGLAAFQAMMRKVFYPVSHAFLTRIDTAMDTHYWANWGLANIACILAIGVLCDDAELVNEAVTHFKTGGSNGCIRQAVYYLHPGNLGQWQEAGRDQGHSTLGIALTGAICEMAWNQGIDLYGHDNNRFLAGAEYVAKANLKQADGAFYTVPFVTYQNSAGVTQTQFSTGGRGDALGRPCWALVANHYINRKGLAAPYTKRAAELVAPEGGGGNYGPNSGGFDQLGYGTLTCTLDPGTPAATPTGLTGYASAGKAVLSWWGSSNAVSYNVKRATIAGGPYKTIQSGITDLLTYTDLPAAAGTYFYVVTAQTIAGESAFSNEVKVITAQQLLAHLTFDEGSGITAADSSGNRRNGTLNGATWAAGHNGNAVSLNGSGAYVALPDDLLVDVSDFTLASWVFWNGAQTWARLFDFGTGFHRYMMFTPRGQLRNGWAGMRFAMTANGPGDGPPEQIIDAPTELPSKRWVHVAITLSGSTGTIYVDGTPVGTNTAMFQAPFRLGSTTQNWLGKSQYGADATFHGLIDDFRLYRGALSAAQIASLMTS